The Rahnella aceris genome contains the following window.
GTTCGCCCGGCATTTTCCATCAGTGGAAAGTAAACGGAAAGGGCGTGACGGAAAACTAAATTTATAAAAAAAGGGTTGTTGCAAGTTTACAGCGCAATCAGGCATATGTATATGTATAGACAAGTTGGTTAAAAGTTTTGCAATTGTTTCCGTAAAATTGCATTTATGTTTCTTCTTACTGTTCAGGAATGATGCTGTTATGCCTGCTTATTTTGCTTCACGCGCCTTACTTTCAGATGGCTGGGCGCATAACGTGCGGCTGGACGTCGATGCAGCCGGAATGCTGACTGCAGTGACCCCGGACAACGATGCGCAGGGGTGTCTTCCCCTTTCCGGCCCGGTGGTTCCGGGCATGCCGAACCTCCATTCGCACGCCTTTCAGCGGGTGATGGCCGGGCTGGCGGAAGTCGCCGGTGATCCGCAGGACAGCTTCTGGACCTGGCGTGACCTGATGTATCGCATGGTGCAGCGCCTCACACCTGAGCAGGTGGGTGTCATTGCCCGTCAGTTGTATATCGAAATGCTCAAAGGGGGTTACACGCAGGTGGCTGAATTCCACTATCTGCATAACGACATCAGCGGTCAGACTTATGCCGACCACGGTGAAATGACTGCCCATCTGAGTGAAGCCGCGTCACAAACCGGCATCGGACTGACCATGCTGCCGGTGCTTTACAGTTACGCCGGATTTGGCGCGCAACCGGCACAGGCCGGACAGAAACGGTTTATTCAGGATACGGACAGTTACCTCAAACAACAGGAAATTATCCGCAAACAACTCAGCGGTAAAAGCCTGCAAAATCAGGGATTGTGCTTCCATTCCCTGCGCGCAGTCACGCTGGAACAAATGCAGCAGGTGTTGCAGTCCGCAGATAAAAACCTGCCGGTGCATATTCATATCGCCGAACAACAGAAAGAAGTGAACGATTGTCTGGGCTGGAGCGGGCAGCGCCCGATTTCCTGGCTGTATGACAATCTGGATATTGATTCCCGCTGGTGTCTGATCCACGCCACGCACGCTGACCGTTTCGAGCTGGCGAGCATGGCAAACAGCGGGGCGGTCGCGGGGTTGTGTCTGACCACCGAGGCTAATCTGGGCGATGGCATTTTCCCCGGCGTCGATTATCTGGCGCAGTCAGGTCGATGGGGGATCGGTTCCGACAGCCATGTCTCCCTGAACGTGGTTGAAGAACTGCGCTGGTTTGAATACGGGCAACGCCTGCGTGACCAGCGACGTAACCGGCTGACGACCTCTGCGCAAAATTCTGTAGGCGATGTGCTGTATACGCAGGCATTACAGGGCGGTGCACAGGCTTGCGGCGCGGCTATCGGGCAGCTTTCTGCGGGGTATCGTGCCGACTGGCTGGTGCTCGACGGGCAGGATCCCTATCTTGCCGCCGCAAAAAACAGTGAACTGCTCAACCGCTGGCTGTTCGCCGGTAATACCGGGCAGATCCGTGATGTGTATGTCGGCGGTATTGCGCGCATTGTGAACGGCCAGCATGAACAACAACAGGCTGCGGCGGCGGATTTCCTCGCGCTTCTCCGTCAGCTGGCGGGGGACGTTGCATGATTGCCTGGCAACATTTCACCTTCGATGACCTGCCGGTCAGCCCGTGGCGTAACGGCGGTGGCGAAACCCGCGAAATCTTCAGTTTCCCTGCCGGTGGCCATGATTTTGACTGGCGCGCCAGTATTGCCACCATCGCACAGGATGGCCCGTTCTCGGCATTTCCCGGTATTGACCGTTCCATCACCTTGCTGAGCGGGGAAGGTGTGCATTTGCAGGCACAGCCTGATGTCGATCACTTACTCGTTGTCGCTGGTGAGCCTTTTGCCTTCAGCGGTGATACTGCGCTCCATGCCCGCCTGATGGGAGGAGTGACAACTGATTTTAACATCATGACGCGACGTACTGAATGTGCCGCACGGGTGATTGCCGCACGCGAGCACCTGACGGTGACGCGGGAAAAAGGTGGCGTGATTTATGTCATCAGCGGGATGTGGCAACTGGCGGATGGCCCGCTGCTGAGGGCGGGCGAGGGATATTACTGGTCTGAGACAGCGGCACAATCGCAACAGGGTTCCGTGAGTCTGACCCCAGTTGCTCAGCAACAGAGATGCCTGCTGTTGTGGGCGGCGATCACCTGATAAATACCTTACAGGATTGCGCTAAAAGGGAGCATGGCGCGCACCGAATTGATTCATCAGCCCGCGCAAAACGTCCCATAACCGGCGCTGAATGTTGTAAAAGTGCATGTGCAGAAACTGGCATAAAGCTTGCTTAAATATTGTCGACTGACTTGTATAGACAAGAATATACAGTAGCGTAATTTGCCTGCGGCTTTCACTGCCACAGGCATTTCCCCCGAGACAGATACTTTGGCAGGAGTGGCAGATGAGCAACATGATTTCCAGGGCTGTACTGAAGCGTTCGTTGTCTTTGTTAGGGCTGGCAGTGGCGCTGGGTAGTGTGACAGTCAGCGTGGCGCAAGCGGCGAATACGCCGGTTGCTATTGGTATTTCTGGCTGGACCGGTTTCGCACCACTGACCCTGGCAGACAAAGCGGGCATCTTTAAAAAGAACGGTCTGGATGTCACGCTGAAAATGGTGCCGCAGCAGTCGCGTCATCTGGCCATCGCTTCCGGTTCCCTGCAATGTGCGGCGACCACCGTGGAAACCTATTTAACCTGGAACGCCAGCGGGGTGCCGATCAAACAAATCGTACAGCTGGATAAATCTTACGGCGCAGATGGTATCGCGGTGCGTAGCGGTATCAACAAGATTACCGATCTGAAAGGCAAAACCATCAGCGTGGATGCACCGGGTACGTCTTCTTACTTCCTGCTGGCGTGGATCCTCGATAAAAACGGCATGACGATGAAAGACGTCAAACTCGCCACGCTCGGGCCGGATGCCGCTGCGCATGCCTTTATTGCCGGACAGAATGATGCGGCAGTGACCTATGAACCCTATCTTTCCAACATCCGTCAGAGCCCGGATAAAGGGAAGATTCTGGCAACCACGCTGGAATATCCGATGGTGATGGACACGCTGGGCTGTACGCCAGACTGGCTGGATAAAAATCCTAAAGCCGCTCAGGCGCTGGTGAACAGCTACTTTGAAGCGCTGGATATGATCAGGAAAGAACCGGAGAAATCCAACGAGATCATGGGCGCAGCAGTGAAAGAGACCGGCAAACAGTTTGCAGAAGAATCCAGTTATCTGCGCTGGCAGGATCGTGAGGCCAATCAGAAATTCTTCAGCGGTGAAATTGTGACCTTCACTAACGAAGCTGCGCGCCTGCTGACTGAGATGAAAATTCTGCGTAAAACGCCGGATATCAATACGTTATATGACGCGAAGTACGTGAAATAGCCATGAAGGACCGCGATATGAACAGCCCTGTCAGCCAGACAGCAGAACAACATATGACTTCGCAGTCAGCCTTACGCGAGCCGGCACCGTTGCCGGCAAGCAAAAAAGTCTGGCATAACCCGATGATGGTGCCTTTGCGTCCGGTCGCGTCGCGGCGTCGCTGGTTTCTCGGGTTCTGTTTCTTTGTGCTGTTTTTTGCTGTGTGGGCGCTGGTGACGTTTACCGGCCTTGTTTCCCCGACATTCCTCGCCAGCCCGGCGAGCATGTTGCAGGAAGGGATTTTACTCTTTACCGATTTTGATTTTACGACTGATATAGGCATGACGGTGATGCGCGTGCTGGGCGGCTTTATTCTGGCCTGCGCCATTGCCGTTCCGCTCGGCATCCTCATGGGGTCTTACAAACTGATCGAAGCTTTTTTCGAACCGTTTGTGTCCTTTTGCCGGTATCTGCCTGCGTCAGCGTTTGTGCCGTTGCTGATCCTGTGGGCGGGTATTGGTGAAATGCAGAAAGTTCTGGTGATTTTCATCGGCTCTTTCTTCCAGATCACCCTGATGGTGGCGGTAACCGTGGGGGCAGCGCGGCGTGACCTGGTGGAAGCCGCGTATACGCTGGGCGCCACCAACCAGAGTGTGGTGCGCAGGGTGATCATTCCCGGTGCGGCACCGGAAATTGCTGAGTTGCTGCGCCTTGTGCTCGGCTGGGCATGGACTTATGTCATTGTGGCGGAGCTTATCGGATCCTCGAGCGGTATCGGACACATGATTGTTAACAGTCAGGCACTGCTCAATACCGGGCAAATGATCTTCGGCATTATTGTGATTGGTTGCATTGGTTTGCTCTCCGATCTGTTGTTCAAAGCGGCCAACCGTCGGCTGTTTGTATGGAGTTCATTGTGATGAGCCATCCGAAACTGAGTGTCCGTCAGGTGGAACGTATTTTTACCGGCCCGAAGGGCGAGAAAACGCAGGCGCTGTTGCCGGTGGATTATCGGGTTGATGAAAACGACTTCATCACCATTCTCGGGCCTTCCGGCTGTGGTAAATCCACGCTGCTGCGCATTGTCGCCGGGCTGGATCAGCCAACGCGTGGCGAAGTGTGGCTCGATGGTGAACAGGTAGACGGCCCCGGTGCCGATCGCGGCATGGTCTTTCAGAGTTATACCTTGTTTCCGTGGCTGACCGTTGAACAGAACATCCGTTTCGGTTTGCAGGAGCGTGGCGTGAGTAAGGCAGCGCAAAAAGAGCGCAGCGACTACTTTATTAATAAGGTCGGGCTGCGGGGTTTTGAGCAGCACTTCCCGCGTCAACTTTCCGGCGGGATGCAGCAACGCACCGCCATCGCCCGCGCACTGGCGAATGACCCGAAAATTTTGCTGATGGATGAGCCTTTTGGCGCCCTGGATAATCAGACCCGCGTGATGATGCAGGAACTGCTGTTATCGATTTGGGAATCCTCGCGCAAAACCGTGTTGTTCGTGACACATGATATCGACGAAGCGATTTTCATGGCTAATAAGGTGGCGATTTTCAGTGCCCGGCCGGGGCGGATCAAAACCGAAGTGGCGGTTAATTTCCCGCATCCGCGGGACTACACCCTGAAAACGTCGCCGGAATTTATGGCGCTGAAAGCGCGGGTTACCGAAGAAATTCGTACCGAAACGATGCAGGCAATGGACCACTGATTTCACCGCCCCGCATCTGTACAGAATAGATTGTAGATTCGTCATGTAATGCGTAAATGCCCGGCGGGCTGCGTCCTTAGCCGGGTTTACTTCCGGTTTCACTTGTCTATACAGGAATAGATTATGGCTTCTTCATCCAATGCGTTAACCCTTTGCCGCCTGCAACCAGGTCATGTTGATCTGCCCATGCTGCGCAAGATTTATCAGGGCAATGTCCGCCTTGAACTGGCTGAGGAGGCGCGCGCTGGCGTGCTGGCGTCGCAGGAAACGGTCACCCGCATTGTTGAGTCGGGGAAAGTGGTCTACGGCATCAATACCGGTTTCGGCAAGCTGGCACAGACGCGTATTCCGGCGGCGCGTCTGGCGGAACTGCAACGCAATCTGGTGTTGTCGCACAGCGTCGGCATCGGCAAGGATTTGGCGGATAACGTGGTGCGTCTGGTGATGGCGACCAAAGTGCTGAGCCTGTCTCGCGGCCATTCCGGCATCCGCATTGAGGTGATCGATGCACTGATTACCTTGTTCAATGCCGGTGTTTATCCGTGTATTCCTGAGAAAGGCTCCGTGGGAGCGTCCGGTGACTTAGCGCCGCTGGCGCATCTCTCCCTGATGCTGATTGGTGAGGGGCAGGTCACGGCGCAAGGCGAAAAAATGTCGGCGACTGAAGGTCTGGCGACGGCAGGCCTGAAGCCATTTGAACTTGGGCCGAAAGAAGGGCTGGCCCTGCTTAACGGCACACAGGTTTCCACCTCGCTGGCGTTGTCCGGTCTGTTTGAAGCCGAACGCGTATTTTCTGCCGGACTGGTGGCGGGCGCATTGTCGCTGGAAGCCATCAAAGGTTCCGTAAAACCGCTGGATGCACGCATTCACGAAGCCCGCGGCCAGCAGGGTCAGATTGGGGTGGCGGCGGCACTGACCGAGATCCTGTCCGGGAGTGACATTGTCACGTCTCATGCGGATTGCGGCCGCGTACAGGATCCGTATTCCATCCGCTGTGTACCGCAGGTGATGGGGGCTTGTCTGGATAACCTGCACCACGCTGCCCGTATCCTGCGCATTGAAGCCAATGCCGCTTCTGATAATCCGCTGGTGTTTTCCGAAAACGGTGACGTGATTTCCGGCGGTAACTTCCATGCCGAACCGGTGGCTTTTGCTGCCGATATCATCGCGCTGGCCGTCGCTGAGATCGGCGCGATTTCCGAGCGTCGTATGGCGTTACTGCTCGATAGCGGGCTTTCCGGTTTACCGGCGTTTCTGGTCAATGACGGCGGTGTGAACTCCGGCTTTATGATTGCGCAGGTAACCGCAGCGGCACTGGCGTCGGAAAACAAATCGCTGGCGCATCCGGGCAGCGTTGACAGCCTGCCGACCTCGGCGAATCAGGAAGATCATGTATCCATGGCAACCTACGCCGCCCGCCGTCTGGGTGACATGTGCTTTAACACCAGCGTGGTCGTGGGCATTGAAGCGATGGCCGCCGCACAGGGTATTGATTTCCTTCGTCCGCTGCAAAGTTCAGCGACGCTGGAAAATGAAATGAAAGCTATCCGTGAAAACGTGGCGTTTCTTGAAAAAGACCGCCTGATGGCACCGGACGTTGAAATGATGCGTCTGTGGGCTTCCCGCGAGCATTGGCCTGCGGCGATTGAAGCGCTGCTGCCAAGCTTTGCCTGATGACTTTTGTCCTGTAAAGATTGATTCAAACACCCTATTTCAGAGAAGGAAACGATGATGAACGCTCCACAAAAAACGGCCATTGCCCGCGTTGTTCGTGCGCCACAGGGCACGGAACTGAGCTGCCAGAACTGGCTGATTGAAGCGGCATACCGCATGATCCAGAACAACCTCGATCCGGATGTCGCTGAGCGCCCGGAAGATCTGGTGGTTTACGGCGGCATTGGTAAAGCCGCGCGCAACTGGCCGGCGTTTGAAGGCATTCTTGACAGTTTACGCAAGCTGCGTGAAGACGAAACGCTGCTGGTGCAATCCGGCAAGCCGGTTGGCGTTTTCCGCACCCATACCGATGCGCCCCGCGTGCTGATTGCCAATTCCAACATTGTGCCGCACTGGGCAAACTGGGATCACTTTCACGAACTGGATAAAGCTGGCCTGATGATGTACGGCCAGATGACCGCCGGTTCCTGGATTTACATCGGTGCGCAGGGCATTGTGCAGGGTACTTATGAAACCTTCGCGGAAGCGGGACGCCAGCATTACAACAGCGACCTGCGCGGCAAATGGATCCTGACTGCCGGTCTGGGCGGCATGGGCGGCGCCCAGCCACTGGCGGGCGTGCTGGCCGGGGCCTGCGTACTGGCAATTGAATGTCAGGAATCGCGCATCGATTTCCGTCTGCGCACCCGTTATCTCGATTACAAAGCACACAGCATTGATGAAGCGCTGGCCATGATTGAAAAAGCCTGCGCCGAGAAAAAAGCCATTTCCGTGGGGCTGCTGGGCAATGCCGCAGAGGTGATGCCACAACTGGTTGCCCGCGCAAAAGAAGGCGGTCTGCGCCCGGATATCGTCACTGATCAGACCTCGGCACATGACCCGCTGAACGGCTATCTGCCGGAAGGCTGGAGCCTGGAAAAATGGCAGGATGCGCGACTGTCAGATCCGCAAGCGGTGGTGAAAGCTGCCCGTGCGTCGATGGCCAAACACGTTCAGGCAATGCTCGATTTTCATGCGATGGGCATTCCGACGGTCGATTACGGCAATAACATCCGTCAGGTTGCCAAAGACGAAGGCGTGGAGAATGCCTTTGATTTCCCGGGTTTTGTGCCTGCCTATATCCGTCCGCTGTTCTGTGAAGGCAAAGGCCCGTTCCGCTGGGTGGCGCTTTCCGGGGACCCGGAAGATATCTACAAAACCGACGCCAAACTGAAAGAACTGTTCCCCGACAACGCAAACCTCATTAACTGGCTGGACATGGCGCGCGAACGTATCGCTTTCCAGGGGTTACCGGCGCGTATTTGCTGGCTGGGGCTGGGAGAGCGCCATATTGCCGGTCTGGCATTCAATGAAATGGTACGTAACGGCGAGCTGAAAGCGCCGGTGGTTATCGGCCGCGACCATCTCGACACCGGTTCTGTTGCCTCACCAAACCGTGAAACGGAAGCCATGAAAGACGGTTCTGATGCAGTTTCCGACTGGCCGCTGCTGAACGCTTTGCTCAATACTGCGGGCGGCGCAACGTGGGTCAGTCTGCATCATGGTGGTGGCGTCGGGATGGGCTTCTCGCAACACGCCGGAATGGTGATTGTGGCTGACGGTACCCGGGAAGCCGATGCCCGCCTTGACCGCGTGCTGTGGAACGACCCGGCAACCGGTGTGATGCGCCACGCAGACGCTGGCTATGAACAGGCAAAAGACTGTGCTGAACGTCATCACCTGAATTTGCCAATGCTCGCAAAGTAATAATGGTAAGTGATTAATTCATTGAGAAATTAAATTGAACAAACCTCACGGGCAGTGGCGCAGGCCGTTGCCCGTTTTGTTTCAAAAACATTCGGAAAATGCTGCAAAAAGTGGCGTAAAAATCCGCTGATTTACGGCATACTCGGGAGCATATCTACAGTGTGAGGTAAGTAATGGCTTCAGATCTGGCAGTTCTTGATTCGGCATTTAAAAAGCAGCAACAGCTTCTGAAAAATCTGGCAAGGCCCGGGGCGCGGTCACTGAGCGTTTATAACGCCGGGCTTTCGGCTGATGCTGTGCAAAAAAAATACGGCGTGACTCATATTGCCAAACTGGCCAGTAATGAAAACCCGCTTGGTGCCAGCCCGCAGGTGGTGGTGGCGTTAGAAGCGGATGCGCGTTTCAGTGCGATTTATTCTGATGCATCGAGTGCGGTGCTGCGTGACGCGCTGGCAGCGGATACCGGCGTGGCAGCCGAAAATATTGTTATCGGCAACGGTTCCGAAGACATTCTGCATATGCTGGCGCTGGCGTTTCTTAACCCCGGCGACCGTGTTGTGACGCTGATCCCCTCGTTTGGTTTACACGAAATCTTCCCGCGCATGATGGGGGCGGATGTCACGATGGTCGGCGTGAATGCACAGCAGGAATTTGATGTTGAAGCCTGGGAAACCGCACTGCGCGCACCGGCCAAAATGTTGATTTTCAGCAACCCGTCCAATCCGGTGGGCTGCATGCTTAACCGGGAAGGATTCACCCGTATTATTAATGCTGCGCCAGCGGATTGCGTCCTGGTGATTGACGAAGCCTATTTCGAATATTGCGAAACCGACGCTGCCTATCCGGACAGTCTGCTGGTGCTGGCTGAGCAGCCACGACCGTGGATTGTGTTGCGGACTTTCTCGAAAGCGTACGGGCTGGCCGGGCTGCGGGTGGGGTATGGTTTAGCCAGTCACCCTGAACTGGTGAATTTGCTGGACAGGGTGCGGACACCTTTCAACATCAACCGTTCGGCGCAGGTGGCTGCCGTGGCGGCATTGCAGGATAAACAGCATGTCCGCGACAGCATTGCGCTGGTCACCGCACTGCGTGAGGACATGGCGGCCGAACTTACCGCGCTCGGTTTTAACGTCGCCTCATCCTATGCCAACTTCCTGTTCTTCGATTGCGGCCGCCCGGCTACGGAACTGGCACAACGCTTGCTTACTTATGGCGTGATTATCAAACCCTGGCGTGAAACCGGTTATGAAAACTGGATCCGCGTGTCCATCGGTCATGAACAGGATAACCGGCAGTTTATCGACAGCCTGAAACGTATCCTGACGGAGGAGGCGGAGTGAAACGTGCTGCGCTGAACATTGACGATCTGCGCCGGCAGGCGAAATGCGCCTTGCCCCGTTTTGCGTTTAGCTATGTTGAAGGCGGGGCGGATGATGAGCAAACGCTGCAGGATAACCGTGAGGTTTTTGGCCGCTGGCGCTTTATTCCACCGGTACTGAACGATTCAAGCCAGCGCGATTTGTCCGTCACGGTGTGCGGGCAGCGGCTTTCTGCACCGTTACTGATTGCACCGACAGGCTATAACGGCATGTTGCGTTTCGGCGCAGATACCATGCTGGCCCGTACAGCGAAACGTGCGGGTATCGCCTATATCCAGAGCACGGTTTCAACCGCTTCGCTTGAAGAAATCGCGGCACAAAATCTGCCACAGCACTGGTTTCAGTTGTATGTGCTCAAAGACCGGAGCGTCACCACCAGCCTGCTGGAGCGGGCCAGAGCAGCCGGTTGCACCACGCTGGTGGTCTCGGTTGATGCGGTGCATTTCGGTAACCGCGAAAAAGATAAGCGTAATTACCGGCGGCCGATGAAGCTATCGGTGCTGAGCATGATTGATGTCGCGCTGCATCCGGGCTGGGTCTGGCGAACCTTAAAACCGGCAGGAATGCCTGGTTTCGGCAATCTCAAACCCTACGTTCCGGCAGATAAACAACGAGGAGCGGGCGGGGCGAGCTACTTTTCAGCGCAAATGGATACCCGTCTGAACTGGGAAACCCTGCGCTGGATCCGCAGCCAGTGGCAGGGCGCATTGTTGATCAAAGGGATCCTCGCGCCGGAAGATGCACGGCTCGCTTTTGCGAGCGGAGCCGATGGCATTGTGCTGTCAAATCACGGCGGGCGTCAGCTCGACGGTTCGGTAAGTGCACTGGAAGTGCTGCCGGAAATCCGCAAGCTGTGCGGTTCGCAGGCGACGATCCTCATCGACAGCGGTTTTCGCCGTGGCACTGACGTGGTGAAAGCCCTGGCACTGGGCGCGGATGCGGTGCTGCTCGGCAGACCGATGTTATATGGTATCGCCGCAGCCGGTGAGGCGGGCGCGCAACGGGCACTGGAGATTATTTTGCAGGAAGTTGACCGCACGATGGCGCAGCTTGGCTGCACGTCGGTTCGCCAGCTTGGGCCGCATTTGTTGCGTCAACAACCCTATTGATTTGAAGTAATAACAAAAGCATCTTCAGAGAATTTTCATCAGACCCGTCAAATACAAAAATCACGGAGAGGCAGTTATGCAGGCACAGAATATTATCTTCCCGGCGCAAATCCTGCGCGGACCCGGCGTTATCTCTCAGCTTGGTGACATTTGCGCACTGCTGGGTACGCGTGCGCTGGTGATTGGTGGCCATCAGGCACTGGCCGCCGTGGGGGATAAAATCCGCCACCAGCTTGAGGGTTCCGCCGTGGAACTGGTTGGCAGCGAATGGTTCGGCGGGGAAAGCAGTGAGGGCAATATCAGCCGCCTGGCTAAAATCGTTAAAGATAAAAAAGCCGATATCGTGATTGGTGTGGGTGGCGGCAAATCTCTTGATACCTGCAAAGCCGTTGGCGTGGAAACCAATGTGCCGGTTGTGACGATTCCGACGATTGCCGCGACCTGCGCCGCCGTCACGCCGCTGACCATCCGTTACCACGACGACGGTCATTTCCGGGATTTATTCCCGCTGCCACAGGCACCGGCTTCGGTGATCATCGACAGCGAAATTCTGGCTGTTGCCCCGTTGCGCTGGCTGGCTGCTGGCCTTGGCGACACGCTGGCAAAATGGTATGAATTCCGTGCCATCAGCAGTCATCACGGCCAGCTGAGCGGCGTCGCACGTTCTTCCAGCGCCAACAGCCGGATCTGCTATGACCTGATCGAATCTTACGGCCCTGTGGCCTGCGACGCCGTCCGCGCCGGTAAACCGAACGCCGGGCTGGATCAGGTACTCGATGCTATTTTCATGTTTGCGGGCCTGACATCGCTGATGAGCAGCGGGGCACATGCCGCTGCTTCCCACGCTATTTATGAAGGTTTCACGGTCTGTGATAAAACCCGTGAATTCGGCCACGGTCTGCTGGTCGGCTTCGGCAACCTGTGCCTGCTGGCGCTGGAGAACCGCAGTGATGAGGAACTGCTGGAAGCCGTCAGACTTGCGCAAGCCTGCGCTGTGCCGCTGCGTTTGAGTGAGATAGCCGATCTTAATGAGGATGAGCTGGAAAGTATTGTGCAGGCATCACTGCATGCGCCGGATATGGCGAATATGCCGGGACAGGTGACGGCGGAGGCGCTGTATGCGGCAATTGCAAGGGTGGAGGAAATGGGGGCGAGAATTTAAGGATTTTTAGAGTTTCAGGTGTGTCGTGCAAGCTTTAACTTATTGGTTTTTCATTAATACCCCCTCCCGGCCTCCCCCTTCGCAGGGGGAGGAGCAAAAGCCAATCCCACAAGCAACCCGGTCGGCTCCCTCCCCTGCGAAGGGGAGGGTTGGGGTGGGGTATTACAGACAAAACAGTAACTTATGTACACTCCGGTTGAACGCCGAGCTTGCACGGGGCCTGAGCCAACCCGTGTCTGACATCAGATCCCCGCCAGATATCCCCCGTCCACATAGAGCACCTGCCCGGTGATATACGCCGCGGCCGGGCTGCTCAGAAATACCGCTGCGCCGATCAGATCTTCCAGTTCGCCAAATCTTCCCAGCGGGATCTTTGCCTGCATCTGCCGGCACCAGGCGGCGTTGTCATAAAACTCAGCGGTCAGGTCTGTTTTGAAATATCCCGGTCCGATGCCGTTCACCCGGATGTTTTTACCGGCCCATTCTGTTGCCAGAGTATGTGTCAGGCCGACCATCGCCGATTTAGATGCGCCGTAAGCAGCAGCGCCGGGCACGCCGACCTGGCTGGTCAGGGAGCACAGATTAAGGATGCTGCCACCGCCATTTTCAGCCATCAGCCGTGCTGCGGCCTGGGCGCAGAAAAATGCGCCTTTAAGATTGGTGGTCAGAATGCGGTCCCACAGCACTTCGTCGACATCCATCGACGGGCATAACTGTTCAGTACCGGCATTGTTAACCAGCACATCCGGCGGTGCGGGCAGGGAGGCGAAAGCGTCGGCAAAAGTGGCGGGCTGCGTGACGTCCAGTACCAGCGGCGTGGCGTCACCGCCTTGCTGGCGGATTTGTTCGCAAACGGCATTCAGCGTGGTGATATCACGCCCGCAGACAATGACGCTGGCTCCGGCTTGTGCCATACCTGAAGCCAGGGCCTGACCAATGCCGCGTGAACTGCCGGTGATCAGTACCCGCCTGCCTTGCAGCGAGAAACGTTGCAGGGAGAAAGGAGAGGCCATCAGGGTCTCCCCACAGGGCTTATCCGCGCCAGCCAGTCGCTGAACTCATCGGTATCTTCGACCGGTTCGCTGCCGAGCATGACGGCCATTGCCAGCCCGAGGGCGGAACTGGTTGGCGTATGGCCGCTGAAACCTCCGGCGCGTAAATCCAGTACCAGCGTCGGGCAGCAGAACATGGCGAGCCGGAAGATCCGCTGCCAGTGGGGTGGCAGCCAGCCGTGGCGGGCGAGTTGCGTCAGTAACGGCTGCCAGTATTCCTCGCCTTTGTCGCGTAAAAACGCTGCGCGCAGCGGGGTTAACTGCCAGTTATGATCGACATATAACGTGTCGCCGCGACGCATCACGGTCACTTTGTAAAGTTCGCCGCAGCGTGAAGGTTCATACAGCCACAGCGGATGGGCAAAAATGTTGTGGAATGTGGCTTTGATTTCCGCCAGTAGCGCCGGAATATTACGACCGGCAAACGCCGGGTCGAAGCTGACCAGTTGCGGGATTTCCTCCGTGGTGTCGTACCAGACGTTGGCATTATGCGCGTCACCGTGCGCGGTAATCACCCCGTGATCGGCCAGTGCCGCCGGTGCCAGGCGGACGCCTGCTTCACTGAATAGTTGGCGTAAACTGTGCTGATAAGCCACGCCGTTGATTACCCATCGCAGGTTGCTCAGCGTCTGCCATTCCAGTTCCTCATCTTCCAGCCGGAAGGTTTTACCGACGTAAAAACGGGCCACGCGACCACCAAAACCCGCGGTGATTTCCGG
Protein-coding sequences here:
- the hutH gene encoding histidine ammonia-lyase; protein product: MASSSNALTLCRLQPGHVDLPMLRKIYQGNVRLELAEEARAGVLASQETVTRIVESGKVVYGINTGFGKLAQTRIPAARLAELQRNLVLSHSVGIGKDLADNVVRLVMATKVLSLSRGHSGIRIEVIDALITLFNAGVYPCIPEKGSVGASGDLAPLAHLSLMLIGEGQVTAQGEKMSATEGLATAGLKPFELGPKEGLALLNGTQVSTSLALSGLFEAERVFSAGLVAGALSLEAIKGSVKPLDARIHEARGQQGQIGVAAALTEILSGSDIVTSHADCGRVQDPYSIRCVPQVMGACLDNLHHAARILRIEANAASDNPLVFSENGDVISGGNFHAEPVAFAADIIALAVAEIGAISERRMALLLDSGLSGLPAFLVNDGGVNSGFMIAQVTAAALASENKSLAHPGSVDSLPTSANQEDHVSMATYAARRLGDMCFNTSVVVGIEAMAAAQGIDFLRPLQSSATLENEMKAIRENVAFLEKDRLMAPDVEMMRLWASREHWPAAIEALLPSFA
- the hutU gene encoding urocanate hydratase — encoded protein: MNAPQKTAIARVVRAPQGTELSCQNWLIEAAYRMIQNNLDPDVAERPEDLVVYGGIGKAARNWPAFEGILDSLRKLREDETLLVQSGKPVGVFRTHTDAPRVLIANSNIVPHWANWDHFHELDKAGLMMYGQMTAGSWIYIGAQGIVQGTYETFAEAGRQHYNSDLRGKWILTAGLGGMGGAQPLAGVLAGACVLAIECQESRIDFRLRTRYLDYKAHSIDEALAMIEKACAEKKAISVGLLGNAAEVMPQLVARAKEGGLRPDIVTDQTSAHDPLNGYLPEGWSLEKWQDARLSDPQAVVKAARASMAKHVQAMLDFHAMGIPTVDYGNNIRQVAKDEGVENAFDFPGFVPAYIRPLFCEGKGPFRWVALSGDPEDIYKTDAKLKELFPDNANLINWLDMARERIAFQGLPARICWLGLGERHIAGLAFNEMVRNGELKAPVVIGRDHLDTGSVASPNRETEAMKDGSDAVSDWPLLNALLNTAGGATWVSLHHGGGVGMGFSQHAGMVIVADGTREADARLDRVLWNDPATGVMRHADAGYEQAKDCAERHHLNLPMLAK
- the hisC gene encoding histidinol-phosphate transaminase, coding for MASDLAVLDSAFKKQQQLLKNLARPGARSLSVYNAGLSADAVQKKYGVTHIAKLASNENPLGASPQVVVALEADARFSAIYSDASSAVLRDALAADTGVAAENIVIGNGSEDILHMLALAFLNPGDRVVTLIPSFGLHEIFPRMMGADVTMVGVNAQQEFDVEAWETALRAPAKMLIFSNPSNPVGCMLNREGFTRIINAAPADCVLVIDEAYFEYCETDAAYPDSLLVLAEQPRPWIVLRTFSKAYGLAGLRVGYGLASHPELVNLLDRVRTPFNINRSAQVAAVAALQDKQHVRDSIALVTALREDMAAELTALGFNVASSYANFLFFDCGRPATELAQRLLTYGVIIKPWRETGYENWIRVSIGHEQDNRQFIDSLKRILTEEAE
- a CDS encoding alpha-hydroxy acid oxidase codes for the protein MKRAALNIDDLRRQAKCALPRFAFSYVEGGADDEQTLQDNREVFGRWRFIPPVLNDSSQRDLSVTVCGQRLSAPLLIAPTGYNGMLRFGADTMLARTAKRAGIAYIQSTVSTASLEEIAAQNLPQHWFQLYVLKDRSVTTSLLERARAAGCTTLVVSVDAVHFGNREKDKRNYRRPMKLSVLSMIDVALHPGWVWRTLKPAGMPGFGNLKPYVPADKQRGAGGASYFSAQMDTRLNWETLRWIRSQWQGALLIKGILAPEDARLAFASGADGIVLSNHGGRQLDGSVSALEVLPEIRKLCGSQATILIDSGFRRGTDVVKALALGADAVLLGRPMLYGIAAAGEAGAQRALEIILQEVDRTMAQLGCTSVRQLGPHLLRQQPY